The Hymenobacter sp. DG01 genome has a segment encoding these proteins:
- a CDS encoding ABC transporter permease gives MKAPTVWRYVGRNLVTAWLVLSGLFLLTRGITDASSYVQTALEADSRIQIAEREQLTRQLLHRAGLDLPLFYVSFDAAHGWQWQGSANQYHVWAASLLQGQLGTSYRSGAPVSTLLLEALRYTLPLTVLAALLSAVVSVGLATGVNGRYPAIRTTLLSLLHVVQAAPLFLVATGLLMLFANPDFLAWFPAFGLGVEEDPATWWQAPGRLLYYLALPVCSLVLVSAPALTIQLDAALQRELRQPYVVTARAKGAAPGRVVWRHALRNALLPTITLLTELLPNLVAGAVVVEVLFALPGMGRLLAEAAATQDYPVLLGGVTLVVVARVLAQLLADALYLLTDPRIRLQA, from the coding sequence ATGAAGGCTCCGACGGTGTGGCGCTATGTTGGCAGAAACCTGGTTACGGCTTGGCTGGTACTATCAGGCCTGTTTCTGCTGACCCGGGGCATCACCGATGCCTCCAGCTACGTGCAAACCGCCCTAGAGGCTGACAGCCGCATTCAGATTGCCGAACGCGAGCAGCTTACCCGACAGCTGCTGCACCGGGCTGGCCTCGATTTGCCGTTGTTTTACGTGTCGTTTGACGCAGCCCACGGCTGGCAGTGGCAAGGGTCCGCCAATCAATACCATGTGTGGGCAGCCAGCCTGCTGCAGGGCCAGTTGGGTACCTCTTACCGCAGTGGAGCCCCAGTGAGCACCTTACTGCTGGAGGCCCTGCGCTACACCCTACCCCTAACCGTGCTGGCTGCCCTGCTCAGTGCGGTGGTCAGTGTGGGGCTGGCTACCGGCGTTAACGGGCGCTACCCCGCCATCCGGACCACGCTGCTCTCCCTGCTCCACGTCGTGCAGGCCGCCCCCCTGTTTCTGGTAGCTACGGGCCTGCTCATGCTGTTTGCCAACCCTGATTTTCTGGCTTGGTTTCCGGCCTTTGGCCTGGGTGTGGAGGAAGATCCGGCTACCTGGTGGCAGGCACCGGGCCGCCTGCTGTATTATTTGGCCCTCCCGGTTTGCAGCCTGGTACTGGTAAGCGCACCCGCCCTGACCATTCAGCTGGATGCGGCCCTGCAGCGCGAACTACGGCAGCCTTACGTGGTAACGGCCCGGGCCAAGGGCGCTGCTCCGGGCCGGGTTGTGTGGAGGCATGCTTTGCGCAACGCCCTGCTGCCCACCATTACGCTACTAACGGAGCTGCTGCCGAACCTGGTAGCCGGGGCTGTGGTAGTGGAAGTGCTGTTTGCCTTGCCCGGTATGGGCCGCTTACTGGCGGAGGCCGCAGCCACCCAGGACTACCCAGTGCTGCTGGGTGGCGTAACGCTGGTAGTGGTAGCCCGGGTACTAGCCCAGCTGCTGGCCGATGCCCTGTACCTGCTCACGGATCCACGCATCAGGCTGCAAGCATGA